From Phocoena sinus isolate mPhoSin1 chromosome 16, mPhoSin1.pri, whole genome shotgun sequence:
ATAGGGTAAATATACAAAACCCCTGATCATTGCCAAAGAATTTTACAAACCACTATAGCTTAGGATTTCAGGAAATGATATAGTCACTCCAGATTGATAGCTTTGAGGTGGCCAAGGATGTAACTGATAAAGAGCACCCTACTGCTTGCTCTGGTGACTTGTGGTTCACCAGTACATTGTCCCTGATCCTTTTTACCGGGAAAATACACACAAAACGACCCTttgttgatttctctttctctcaagcAAAGTTGCCATTTTCAGTTTTAATCTTTTCATCTCCTGAGCTTCCCCAAACCACTGCTATAAATGCGTTTTAAGGTTGGTGTAGTCTGTGTCTGCCTCTGTGATGGTGTTTTTCAGCCTCCAAATGCTGTACTGCATTGTTCCAGGTTAGAGTTCAGTGGTACTAACAATGTTTCTTCAGTATGCCTTAGTTGGGAAGACACCACTTCCCCTTGCCATGATGCTGTGAAATAGATAATACCTACTGGTGGTTGGTTGACTGTTTTGTCCTTGGGGACTAGCCGTATTGTCACAATTACTGCTTCAGAGCTGATTGCATGGCCCTTTGGAAGACCTTACATTAGTTTGGGGGTGACTGAAATATTCAGTCACTGTTAAATTATTGAAACATGTGGGACAGCAGCAAATCCAAGTTTCATAACCATAAAGGAAGTTAGGTATCATCCAAGGATTAATCATTATTCAGTTTTTTACTCTCTGTGAGCATCACTTTAGAAGAAAGTGCTTCCTCGGTTTTTCTTCAGAGCTCTCTGTACTTTTATTGGACACACACCTTGATTTCATGAATCTCAAGACATGTTGTTAACTTCAGACACCAAAGCCTGCTTCCAGAGCACAGCCATGGCTTCACAGCCATGAAGCAGTGTCCAGACATTTTCACATGAGTGCACTTCTTGAATTGGGGAGaaccatttatttctctctttagtcTTTTCTACAATAAGATGCCGTGACATTTCTTAATCCTTCTCATAGATCTTTGTcaaccttttttctcttttcttgtattGCTAAAATATACGTAGAGTGTATTTGATGCATTGAAAAGGCAGTGATATCTCACTTATTTGTAGCCACCTATCTCAGAAATATCAGGAACACATCCAAgaaccaaaaacagaaataaagggcTCTGAGCAGTTGAAGTTGTTGTTAGAAGATCCATGTGGTTTACTCACAAAACTCTTCCCCAAGCCTTCATTCAGAGCTTGTTTACTTTCACTTAAAGTACCAGTCTAGCACTTGAGATTTGGCTTCTCAGCTAGTGAGCAAAAGTACTCAGCTAAAGGTAAAAGTGGGACTCCTAAACACAGCTGCTATTTGGAGGCCAAtaagaagaaagatttttaataaaatgcagacagatttttaataaaatgtagacTGCCACCATGACTTCTTTGTATTTAGGCAGTAGATTTACTTAATTGAGTAGCCCCCAAAACTATCACTATATTTCAGttcagtataataaaaataatagccaaACTTCAATAATAGTGTACATGGTAATGACTCTGAGTcattaagaaagaataaattgTGTTCAGAGGatgacataattttttaaaaacttccatcaaaaatacttaaatttttaaatgtttggtacttGAAGGGTAAACTTTCATTATCTAGAAAATCCTCTTTGGGGGGTTGTAAAAAGTATTAATATACATTCCTGGTCTCTGAGTTATTCTTATTGAAGCATGTTTAATGGGATTGGCTGACAGTAATGGTAACCAGTATTTGTGTAAACTTTGTAGGTTTTCTTTTGTAGCAATCCTAAGTGGTAGATGGGACAGGTGCTCGCTCCACTAAGACCCAAAATGGTTCAGTgttttggccaaggtcacacaactagtaaaggGTAGACTACTCTCTACTGTCTCCCAGTACTATATCCTGTGACACATATTATGTTGTTAGTAACACGTGATAGACATGGACACAAGGTACCTCCTGGAAGGGGTCCCTTCAGCAGGGACCTCCTGACTTCCCCGTGAGCTACAAAGTCTGCAGCTACAGGAGGAGTTTGTTAAGTTCCCACGTATATCTAATTGAGTCCGAGAGTTGGAAATGACTTTGCAGTCACTCACCCAAGAGTGTCACTGGTGTCGCCTCCGCTCTAAAGGAAGGGAGGAACTTCTTCCTGTTGACCTTCCAGATATTTCCTTTCTAAAACTTTTTACCGAAGGACAGTATACAGACAGAAAAATATACGTATCGTAAGTATCCTGTTCAGTGAGGTTTTTTTCCAGTTGCTCTTGGTCTTTCCGTCTCTTTGGTAGATTTTGGCCCCGTAGCCAGCATGTACATGTTCAGTGTACCCATGCATCTGTTATAATGCTTCTATAATAatcttttttcttggtttattcaCAATTCAGTGATCAGTTTCACACTGAGGTGTAGGCATTTTCTAAGACATTTCTAGTTTTTCTAATCTGTAGTCTAATGTAGACCTTTACAGATACCCATGGCATCACTAAAGAAAACTGCTCTCTTGCTagttgtgaaaataaaaacacagtgtAACCTTTTTTCTTGCAAAACAGTTTAAATAACAGATTGGATTAATAGTTTCTtggtgttattttgttttgtatttagaCATGTTTCAGCATTATTCACCACTTGGTCTTAAAAATCTGCATGAGTCAGGAACAGAGAAAGTAAAATTGAGCACCTGCTCTTTTGTGCTTTATGTAATCTAATATCTCACAACAATCCTTTGAAATATTGATACTCAGTTCCagcttacagataaggaaaccaaggttcagaaaggttaagtaatttgcctgagaTCCTATAGCTAGTAAATGTCAGAGCTACAAGAAGAATACAGGTTTTTCATATTCCACAATCTGCTCTTTCCTCTAAAACCACACGGCTTCAGAGGCCAAAAGAGGGTAGAGAGGTAGGAGGCCGATGTAGGCTGTCTAGGGTACACCTTCCTACAGAGGCACTTCATGACTGGGAGATAAAGTCACagattgaagaaaaaataattagctGGAAGATATTATCAAACAACATCTGttcagcacacatttattaagcTGTCCTTGGTGCTTTGCTGTGTTACATAAAGAGTCAGATAATAGTCTTCTAAGGAATTaggcgggagagagagagagagagagagattgagaagtTGTATAAAGCTCCAGAAAACTGGGACACACCAACTGCATGGGCTTAGTAAAAATCCCGATGTCCAGAAATACAAAACAGCTCTTTAAAACACTTGGCTATCTAGGCAGAAATTGCCTTTAGCCTGTCCTCAATCTAGTATCATCCTTTTTCTGCCTTCCCCACTATCCTGGTTAAACTCTAAGAGTTGTCCTAGATAATTTACGGAAATGGTTGAAAAGTGTTCTTGAACGTAGAATTGGCTTCCTGTGCGTTActgtaaaatgtttattgaaggtCTAGGAGAAGGTACTAGGTGGGGCTTGAGAAGCGACAATACTACTATCTTGCATTGACAGGGCCTTATGGTTTACAATGTAACTTCACATCTGTGTCCTCATTTAGAGGCTAGGAGTTAGGAATTGCTTGTCATTCATCTTTCAGTGTATCCGAAGTGTGAAATTATTGATCTCTATTCCTCCATGCCCCAAAGGGTTAGGAGGATTCCtgcatcactgtttgcagaattATAGAGTCCAGCCAACTGGTCAAGCTGAGAAACCATTTAAAACTGTAATTTCTCTAAGTATTGCTAAACCAAGACTTGTAATACAGTgtgtctgaatttttttcagtgttgtgGATCTATGAGCCAGTGATTATTTAACAGGAATACTCGGGCCTAAAACGAAAGTGTATGTTGACCAACTGGAGTTAATAATGTggccaaaattttaatttttgaagaaaaatttcttttcaatGATATTTCTTCTCtacaagataaaaattatttgtgaataatcactttaaaagtatgaaagttgggcttccctggtggcgcagtggttgagagtccgcctgccgatgcaggggacacgggtacgtgccccagtccgggaagatcccacatgccacggagtggctgggcccatgagccatggccactgagcctgcgcgtccggagcctgtgctccgcaacgggagaggccgccacAGTGAgcggtccacgtaccgcaaaaaaaaaaaaaaaaaagtatgaaagttGTCACTAAAAATTGAGAATATAACAGGGCTGGCCTTATATTTTAATGAAGTAAATGCTCCTCATTTATTGAATAAGAAGCATATGGGCACTTAGAACCAGCTTTGGCCAGAGTGTCAATTCTCTGTACAACATGAGTAACATTGATGAATTTCATAATGTAAAAATGGTTCTTTGGAAAATAACCATactaatttcttctctctttttgtctgTCTAGTGAGAACTCAGCAGAGGCAATAGCAGTAGATTCTAACAGTCAGTCGAAGTCCCCGCTGGAGAAGTTCATGGTCAAACTGTGCACTCATCATCAGAAGCAGTTCATTCGTGTTCTGAACGATCTGTACACTGAATCTCAGCCAGGCACCGAGGACCTGCGGCCTTCGGATTCTGGAACAATGGATGCCTCCACCTGCAGTGCTGGCTGTGCCCAGCTCGGCACCAAACATAAGGAAAAGGATGCTCTGTGTCTCAATATGAAGTCTTCTACTTCTGCAGAGTTGTTCGTAGACTCATCAGGCTCTCACAGCCCTCAACACTTGACAGGACAGGCCCTAAAGGAGCCTCCTCCCGAGACAAACTCTGTAGATGGAAGAGAGAATACTTCGACTGTTGTCCAAAAAGATTCCTCTGAACTTCCAACCACTAAACCGAATTCAATGGATAGTTCCACTCTGGGATACCTCACTACATCTAATTCTTCCTCAGTAAACTTCCACCACATCTGTAAGAGCTTGGAGGGGCAAACCACTGGACAGGAGCAAGACACAGATGTGAAAATATGCAAGGATGGTAAAGACCATGTGCAGAGTTCAGCTTTAGTAGAAAATCTAATTGCAGTAAAAGTGGCAACTGAGAATAGCGAGGAGAGCAACAGCTGTATTGTTTCTCAAAGAAATTCATTCAGAGCTTTATCAGAAGAGGCTTGGGACTCAGGGTTTATGGGGAATTCACCTAGAACTGCTGACAAAGAGAATGCTTTACAGTGTAGCTCAAAAACACCTTTACGCCAGGACTTAGAGGCAAGTGAACAAGATTCAAGGCCAAAGCAAGAGAACCATCTTCACTcattaggaagaaataaaatgggtTACCATTTACAGCCCAGTGATAAGAGCCAGTTTGATCATTCCAAAGACGGTTGGTTAGCCCCCAGCCCCATGCCACCTGTACACAAAGCATCTAATGGACATTCACGAACCAGGATGCTTTCAACCTCCATTAAGACAGCTCGGAAAAGTAAAAGGGCATCAGGGTTGAGGATAAACGATTATGATAACCAATGTGATGTCGTTTATATCAGCCAGCCAATAACAGAATGCCACTTTGAGAATCAACGATCGGTGTTATCTTCTCGGAAAACAGCCAGGAAGAGTACTCGAGGATACTTTTTCAATGGTGATTGTTGTGAGCTGCCAACTGTTCGCACGCTGGCCAGGAATTTACACTCCCAAGAAAAAGCCAGCTGCTCGACACTGGCCTCAGAGGCAGTGGTGACTCCCAAGCAGACCCTTATCATTTCCTCACCTCAGCCTACAGTAGATGTGCAGCATCCCAGAGAAGACAACCCTGAAGAACCTAGTAAAGAAATAACCTCCCTcaaggaaggagacagagatGCATCATCTGAAAAGGAGTCTCAAGAGCCTGAGGTTTGCCCTGTGACAAACAACGCAAACCCAAGCAGCTCCTCTAGATCAAAGGAGACAGCAGCCTCCAACCCAGTGTGGCCTCTCCCTGCTCACCTTCCTGAAGAGGATCTTCCAGAAGGCAGCTTCGCGGTCTCAGCTCCCACAGGAAGTGGGATATCTTCCCCTGAACGAGACCAACCGCCAGTTGAACTGCTAGATACAAAGGAGATGAGTGTACCCCAAGACTGTCCCCTGCTTCCCTCCACAGAGAGCCTTTCTGAGGGAGGCAGTGAAGATGTTGTTCCTAGGCCTTGTTCCCCTCCTGAAACAGTAAGTAGAGAGGAAAGTCCTCTGTGCTCAGAAAATCAAAGTCCCCCAGTGGGCTTGGAGCCTCCCACGAGTCTGGGAAAGGCTGAGGAAGACCAAAGCATCGGTACTGAGGCTGAGACCGAAGACACTCAGGAGTTAGATACTGACCCACTCTTGAAGGAAAGCAGCACTTTGACTAATGAAAACCCCAGTGAAATTGAGGAAAGCGAGGCACCAGGTGGTACAGGAAGATTCGAGGGAGAGGATGGTGATGCAAAACATCCTACAGAAAAAGATATGTGTGATCAAAACATTGACTCACCTGAAGAGAATCTggacaagaagaaaaaaggtaaaaaattccCCGAGGCCTCTGATAGGTGCCTAAGAAGTCAACTTTCAGATTCTTCCTCTGCCGATAGGTGCCTAAGAAATCAAAGTTCAGATTCTTCCTCTGCTTGTGCTGAGATCAAGGTTTCTAAAAATCCTGGTGCAAAACGTTCTAAAAAAGAAGGGTATCCTGGTGGGGCAGCACCTGAGAGCTTCCTGACTGAAGGTTTCCATACAAACGCTCCGGAGGACACTGAAAAcccaaatgtcaatgaaaacCCCTCTGGGAAAGATGCTGAGCAGGAGGGCGAAGGAGGTGGGATGATCACCAGGCAGGCTTTTAAAAACATGCTGGCAAAAGAAGTCAAGGGGGAAGAAGAAGGTGTTTTTCCCAGCAGTGACCCCTTAGCCACAGTTGGCCAGCCCCTGCCTGGAGAGAAACTGGAAATCTATGTTCACTCTAAATTAGGTGAGAACAGTACTCAAGACCCCTCTGAAAGCATTCCTTGTACGTTCCCAGAACAATCAAAAGAGAAGCCAGGACCTGTTCTTGCACAAGAGACAGAAGAGGTTGCAAATGATATAGATAGTGCGGACAGCCCGCGTAAAGATGACGACAGTGACGTGCTATCTAGCACAGTTGAATTGTCAAGTAGTAGAAGTGATGACGCTGCTGGGCCCCCCAAATGGGTCCCAAGGCTTACGAGACTGACCTCCTCAACCTACAACCTAAGACATGCGCATTCTCTGGACTCCTTGGATACTATAAAAGTGACTTCCGAAAAGGAAGCAGCACAAGGAAACACAATgccaaaggaaaatgaaacttcAGAGAGTGGAGATCCCTTAGACGAGGATGATGTGGACCCAGTGGCAGACGACCAGCCAAAGTTTGTAGAATGGTGTGCCGAGGAGGAGAACCAAGAGCTCATCGCCAACTTCAATGCCCAGTACATGAAGGTTCAGAAGGGCTGGATCCAGCTGGAGAAAGAAGCCCAGCCAGCACCAAGAGCAAGGAACAAGTCAGATAAGCtgaaggaaatttggaaaagcaagaaaaggtCACGGAAATGTCGGGGTTCACTGGAGGTTCAAAAGTTTTCTCCTGTTCAGATGCTGTTTATGACAAACTTTAAATTATCTAATGTTTGCAAGTGGTTCTTAGAGACAACTGAAACCCGGTCTCTGGTAATTGTGAAGAAGCTCAATACTCGTCTTCCGGGAGACATCCCACCTGTCAAGCATCCTCTTCAGAAGTACTCTCCTTGCAGCCTGTACCCCAGTTCACTCCAGGCTGAACGCCTGAAGAAACACTTGAAGAAATTTCCCGGAGCTACTCCTGCTAGAAACAATTGGAAAACACAGAAGCTCTGGGCTAAATTCCGAGAGGATCCTGACCAAGTGGAGCCAGAGGATGACAGTGACGTTAGCCTCAGCCCCAATCCTGAAGACAGCATAGAGGAGGTCAAGGAAGGTAGAAATAGCCATCCTCCCACAAACTCACCTACCCCTGCCAGTACCCGGATCCTTAGAAAATACTCCAACATTCGAGGAAAGCTCAGAGCCCAGCAGCGTTTGATCAAGAATGAGAAAGTGGAAAGCCCATTTGGTCCGGCTGTGGAAAGTAAACAGAGTTGTAAGAGTGTGTGCATCAACCCTCTGATGTCCCCCAAGCTTGCCCTGCAAGTAGGTGCAGATGGGTTTCCTGTTAAGCCCAAGAGTACCGATGgaatgaagggaaggaaagggaagcagaCGTCTGAAATCTCACCGAAAGCAGAAGTTCAGAATAAACGCAAGAGGACAGAAGGCGGCAGCACTCAGGACAGGAAGGACAAGGGAGCTGCGATGAAGGCCAGCAGAGAAAAGCACGTTGATGGATCCACCAGAACCCCCGCTGCCAAGAAGCCAGCTGCAAGGGACAGAGTCAGCCAACTGCCCAAAAAGACGactttgaaagagaagaaagggaagatcCCTAAAAAGTCACCTGGGAAGAGCTGCCCTCcctccaggaaagaaaaagagaatacaaaCAAAAGACCTACCCAGCCCTCCCCCTCAGAGATGGTGACAAAACCATTTGCAAAGCAAAAAGGGGCAGGTGAGTCCTCTTCAAGGCCACAGAAAGCCACAAATAGGAAGCAGAGCAGTGGAAAGACTCGGGCCAGACCCTCGACGAAAACCCCGGAGAACAGTGCATCCCAGAGAAAGCGAAAGCTGAAGGCAAAACTGGACTCTTCCCACAGCAAACGGAGGCGGATGGATACAAAGTGATTGGAAGGGCAGTATTCAAGAGTTAAAACTGTTCTATAGAAGTAACCCTTTATTTTGCATTAACTAAATCTGCTTTTATAAGCTTATCAAGCCTTTCAAATCTGCAGTTAATGGAGAACACCACAATTTAAGATGTCAGAAATTGCGTCTCAGATGGAGAAGGGAACTTGCAGAGTCTTTCTCTGAGGCTGAGTAAGGGaagttatatattatattctgGTTGTTCCTTGGGTTTTAAACTTGGAACCAagcagttttagtttttaaaagtacagtgccttatttatcctttttgtttttaaatttacaaaagctAAAAAGCTGATCTATGTGATTAAAGGCTTGTATTTTATACTTGATGCACAAGCACTTGTACTGTAGCCGAGAAGACCACCATCATGCACATAAAAGTAGCTTTTCAGCAGCCACCCTGCGGTATCTGTACATGAACAGATGCTCCTCTTTGCAAACCCCAGCAGTGAACTTCCCTCTGTCTCGTTTGTTTAAATGATATTTGAAAGCTAAACCAAATCATTTTTATGGTATGTGGAGAGTGCAGAgggaatttataattattataaaagattAATATTTCTGTtaccccatttaaaaaattcatattcattGTTGGTCACTCATCTCTGATCTTTTGTCATTTGAAGAAATGTATTCTAAATTATGTGCCCATGGGATAAGAGGTGAGTCACAAGGTGTTAATATTGACTTATGGGCTCTAAAAGTTATTCACATCCCCCAAATTATTTGCATTACTGATTCTTATCATCCTTTTCATTTTGGGGCTTGCAGGATTGCTAGCACACTAATGAGGTTTTCATCCtactttgggggggggggaaaaaaaactaggACCTTTTTTCCATCTTGTAGCCATAATTTGACAATTAGGATAAGAGTGACCGTTCTGATTTTTTCCTTGCCCTGAGTACTTCCACAGTCAAAGAAAGccaaaatgttattttcagtAATAGAAAAGtttaagatgtgtgtgtgtatgtttgggtGCATTTGCATGTGGTTATAAGCCACAAATGTCTCCCAAGCCCAGTTTTACAGTAAAATTCTTTCTTCTCCATGCAGTGTGATAGGGTGTTCATGAGCTGAGTAATTAGCATATGCCAGATGACTTAAATGTAGCCCAGGGTCTCTGTGAGTATCCCCCAAATCACTATGGCACCAGACTCAGAGAGGTGTAAACAACACAGAATTGTATAAAGGTCAGAGCAGCCTTGCTGTTGGAGAAAGGAGCACCAACATCTCACAGTGTGCCCATACACACCCCTGTACCAGGAGCTAATGTTCAGTTGGTATTCCAATGTGAAATGTACATGGTTAGAGTAGTAGGTGCCCTTTCTGATTGGTTAGCACCGTACTAGCAGTTAATACTTGTAGTATTACACTGGCCTCTGTCATGTCAGGCTCTGTTTCATGGCTCAAAAGTGTGAGCTGCAGTATTTGTAACTGATGTTGTTTGAGGCCTAAGATGGGTACATTGGCTTTACCTTGGTGCCTATGACATTGCTCCATTATAACATAGTGTGTACTCGACATCTCCATTGGGCCACTCTACCAGTAAGGCTTGGTTGCTAAAGCCTCAGCCAGCTTCTCTAACATGCTCTCTCCCCAGAATAGGCTTGTATGAATAGCTGCTACTCTCTcctctttattaaaaatgtttccgTTCATATTGCTTCAGATCTGTTTGGATTAACCCAGATGTACCTTTATTCATGCATTAGTTCATTCAAATCATGATAAAACAGGTTTTCTACCCATTCTGTTAAAGTTTTGCTGTATATAATGAAAACTTCTGATTGGATAGGACTGGAGAAAAGCATTTGATTCATGGGAAATTGAAAATTGTGTTGAATTTTATAGATAGTGAAGTTTACTATCTTCCATGAAGCCTTGATTTTTCTTTCGTGGTGTCTCCTCTATCCCATGAGTCTTTTTCTCCTTGTTAATATCTTTGACTGTGGCCATTCATGACGCTGCTGAGTGTGTGTGCCGGCAGCCTTTCTCAAGTCGCACAGAAGCATTAAGCTGTTTTACGTAGGTTCGTTTAATCTATAAAAgtggttttaaagttttaaaaaatcttttcatataGTCGTCACTGGATATTGTTTTTGCGGTGACTTAAACGGTGGAGGTTTGCCCATGTCAGGTGTGCGGATCCCTGTAAATACGTTCAAGGTGCCCCCTTAGCTGCATATAGACTACCTTGTAAGGGTGCTTGGATTAGGTTAGGGATGTCAGGCTGTAAGTTGGTGGTACTTTTCCAGTTGCTGATTTATAATTCATTCCATTACTTTTCtaagttctttttcatttttaaaagcttacttCAAGATAACAGCCTTCTCTCCCATTCTAGGCAGCATTTGAGATAAGGTATcaatgtttatgtatttatttcatacacCTAACAATGCAATGGATCATCTTTAAAATCAACTTACACTTTATAGTAGACCACATTTAAATAGACTGGGATTCTACATAATTAAGACACTTAaaagtttagaattattttcatatttgttgaATCTCATTTCTTCTTATTCAGTTAACTTTactaatagaagaaaagaaaaaaagcaaacttgaGGGCCGACTCTGGAAGCCCTTTCACACTTAGAACAGATGCTGGCAAACCTGTCTCCCAGACACCTCCAAGCCTTGGTTTCATCTCGAGTCTCCCCTTGTTTTCCCTCTCTTGCAAAGACCTCCTTCCTATAGCCATTGTCACAGTGTGGCTTGCCACTCGATGCAAAGGCAGTCTGTCCCACCTTCTGGATTCCAAATTTGAAAGGAATTCTCCTCCTGGGCCTGTGCTCAGTGAAGTGACGTTGGAGCTGATGTTGATGACCAGAGAACATTGGTATTTCCTCTAAGCTTCTGGAGGAGCTGGAAGACGCCTGGGAAGCGATCACTGAAGCTCTACCATAGCTCCCCAGAGGTGAGCCCTCTTCAGGAGACCCATTTCTATCTCCCATTTTCTATCCCCTGAGGCTCCCTGGGTTTGGGAGGACAGCATGGAGACTGTACCCTCAGTTGGGGTCCAGAGCCTCACCCCTAGCACTTCCTCAGACGTGTAGCAATCTTGCAGCGCACAGGAAGGCCATGAACCTTTGTTGTGCTCTTGAGGCTTCTTATATACAAATGTTATTAATGTCTGTTAACCTGCAGTTGCTAGTCCCTTGGCTCCCTTAGGTAGGCCAATTCTGTTGTGTCTGTACTTCATTAAAGACTTCCACACAagccttatttaaaaaataatcttaggCTGTGGGTTTCGTGCCTCATTGTTCCTGCATAGTATAGATAGGTGTTAGTCATCCTTTCACAAAGGTGGTGCTTTTAATAGGATCCTCTACGCATCACATACTGTGCAGGTGAATTTCTCACTGTTCAGATAGGTCATCAGTAAAACATCACTTCAAGACGGTCATTTTGAATTGAAGTTTGAACTCTTTTCTCCCTTGTGATGAATTCTGTAGTGATGACTGAAGCTGTCACCATCATTTGTGGGCAGTTTGCCTGTTGATCAATGGACCTAAGAGCCAAGTAGGAAAGGTCAACATGCTGTGTGAGGCAAGCTGGAGATGCCCTAGTGTCACCCTCAGTGAGTCTGGGTCTTGTCACTGCCCCTGGGACTGGGCTGGAGTTTCCCAAGGTACTGGCCCAAGTTGCCACACCCACTCCTTTTGGTATTAGGTCAGCCCATGCAGGGTCTCATTTGGCCGACAGATGATCTTTCACAGGTCTGCAAACTGTGGGCTGGTCgttcttttgtaaataaaaggtttttggaacacagccactcccatttgtttatgtattgtctctggctgctttccagCAGAGTTGGGCATCTGCGACAGAGACCACATGACCcacaaaagcctaaaatatttactacctggacctttaagaaaaagtttgctgacccatgCCTGAGAAAAGAACCTTTTTTTCAGGATAAAAAAGCTTCCCTGGTGtatcttctccttccttctgcctcttcgcctgtcttcttcttttcttctccttcctccttatGTTacctcaattttgttctttttgcatgtctttatttcttcttgctaCAGAAAAGACACATTATATTGCCACAGCACATCAGATACCATCTCCTGAAACTTGAGCTACCTTAGCCTCACATCCTGTTAGGATCACCCATCACAGTGGTCAAATCGAGGCCACCTTAACCTCTGGAGTCAGAATCCATGAGCAACTAGGAATGCAGAGTTCTAACATGATGTGGCCTGGGCCTCTCCTTTCATTCAGTTTTTATCATAGACCTGACTCTGGCTTCACTTCTTGTTTATTACTAAAGTAAgccaaattttgtttctttcaaaattagTTGAGACAACTTTAGGTGGATGTTCAGTTTTCTGAACCTTACATTTAGATATGGAAAAGCCTTTTCACAGAGAGGAAACAAAGTCCAATCATAAACCCAAGGCATTgtttattatgtaatatttttggcCAGCttctaggaaaata
This genomic window contains:
- the LCOR gene encoding ligand-dependent corepressor isoform X5, translated to MVKLCTHHQKQFIRVLNDLYTESQPGTEDLRPSDSGTMDASTCSAGCAQLGTKHKEKDALCLNMKSSTSAELFVDSSGSHSPQHLTGQALKEPPPETNSVDGRENTSTVVQKDSSELPTTKPNSMDSSTLGYLTTSNSSSVNFHHICKSLEGQTTGQEQDTDVKICKDGKDHVQSSALVENLIAVKVATENSEESNSCIVSQRNSFRALSEEAWDSGFMGNSPRTADKENALQCSSKTPLRQDLEASEQDSRPKQENHLHSLGRNKMGYHLQPSDKSQFDHSKDGWLAPSPMPPVHKASNGHSRTRMLSTSIKTARKSKRASGLRINDYDNQCDVVYISQPITECHFENQRSVLSSRKTARKSTRGYFFNGDCCELPTVRTLARNLHSQEKASCSTLASEAVVTPKQTLIISSPQPTVDVQHPREDNPEEPSKEITSLKEGDRDASSEKESQEPEVCPVTNNANPSSSSRSKETAASNPVWPLPAHLPEEDLPEGSFAVSAPTGSGISSPERDQPPVELLDTKEMSVPQDCPLLPSTESLSEGGSEDVVPRPCSPPETVSREESPLCSENQSPPVGLEPPTSLGKAEEDQSIGTEAETEDTQELDTDPLLKESSTLTNENPSEIEESEAPGGTGRFEGEDGDAKHPTEKDMCDQNIDSPEENLDKKKKGKKFPEASDRCLRSQLSDSSSADRCLRNQSSDSSSACAEIKVSKNPGAKRSKKEGYPGGAAPESFLTEGFHTNAPEDTENPNVNENPSGKDAEQEGEGGGMITRQAFKNMLAKEVKGEEEGVFPSSDPLATVGQPLPGEKLEIYVHSKLGENSTQDPSESIPCTFPEQSKEKPGPVLAQETEEVANDIDSADSPRKDDDSDVLSSTVELSSSRSDDAAGPPKWVPRLTRLTSSTYNLRHAHSLDSLDTIKVTSEKEAAQGNTMPKENETSESGDPLDEDDVDPVADDQPKFVEWCAEEENQELIANFNAQYMKVQKGWIQLEKEAQPAPRARNKSDKLKEIWKSKKRSRKCRGSLEVQKFSPVQMLFMTNFKLSNVCKWFLETTETRSLVIVKKLNTRLPGDIPPVKHPLQKYSPCSLYPSSLQAERLKKHLKKFPGATPARNNWKTQKLWAKFREDPDQVEPEDDSDVSLSPNPEDSIEEVKEGRNSHPPTNSPTPASTRILRKYSNIRGKLRAQQRLIKNEKVESPFGPAVESKQSCKSVCINPLMSPKLALQVGADGFPVKPKSTDGMKGRKGKQTSEISPKAEVQNKRKRTEGGSTQDRKDKGAAMKASREKHVDGSTRTPAAKKPAARDRVSQLPKKTTLKEKKGKIPKKSPGKSCPPSRKEKENTNKRPTQPSPSEMVTKPFAKQKGAGESSSRPQKATNRKQSSGKTRARPSTKTPENSASQRKRKLKAKLDSSHSKRRRMDTK